From the Cucumis sativus cultivar 9930 chromosome 5, Cucumber_9930_V3, whole genome shotgun sequence genome, the window taaaatttaaatgaataatggTATACAAAGCTGAGAGAACCTTGAATTAATCTTAGTTAGCCAACTGAGGAAGAAATTGGTAGGTAGATATCATGTAATCATGTGATATCTACACATAAACAAACATACATACATCATCCCATagtacacacacatatatataatgtgtATGTATGTCATATAGAGGTGGCCAAAAAGgccaattaatttttttcttcttctttttaatttttctggATACAAGctagatttgaaaaaaagattaagagaaaaagggaaaaaagataGAGATGAATTTATATCAGTAATTAGAAAGTGTAGGGTCATAAATCTTGGAAAGTGCTTGTAAAACATGAACTTGAGACCTCAATTGCATTATATAATCCGCCGTTTTCAAGAACAACCGGTCCGGTTTCAGCCTCCGCCCTCCAGGGATGAGGCGCTGCAGTTTTCTCATCTTCATATGGACGgaaccaccaccaccacctccGTGCCGTCCACCGCGCCTCCCTCTCCTCTGCCACCTCACTTTCCCAATTCCTTTGCTCTCACAAGTATCATAATATTGATCCATTTTCTTCAACTAAAATAAGGAGTGAAaatgatataacaaaattagtttacAAAAGAATAAAGGTAATTTAAAAGAAGCGTTGGgggaaaatagagagagagagagagagagagagatacaAAATGGGAAATTTTTGGAAGTAGGAAAGAGAGGGGGGTTTGTGTTCAAGTGTCCCTCTTCCTTTTGAGTTGTATTTATAtagtgtgtgtgtgagagagagattatTACAAAACCATGTGAGGTAGCATATAGGCCTTTTAATGAATTCatacaaataaatacatacatatatatggtGTATTTTAGCACTACACCCACATATTTGTGGACATAAAATCTTTGGATGGATTATTAAGTTTGTAGACTTTGAAAA encodes:
- the LOC105435564 gene encoding uncharacterized protein LOC105435564, with the protein product MDQYYDTCESKGIGKVRWQRRGRRGGRHGGGGGGSVHMKMRKLQRLIPGGRRLKPDRLFLKTADYIMQLRSQVHVLQALSKIYDPTLSNY